The DNA segment gaatggcgggcaggtggaagctcTGCGGTCCGTGGCTGCtgccgcagatcgtggaaggtgagcggaggggcccctgcaGCTCCggaggccctcgggccagtgccccacgtaGCCACCCTTTAGAACAGGCCCTGTCAAGATCATTTATCTAAAACTTATCCTAAACCATGATCTTCCACCCAATCAGCCACATCCACTCCACAAAAGCTTGGCTCTTTCAACTtactttaaaaattttaaaggtTCACACAGACAAAAAAGAGCTTATTTTCTTTGTGATCCCATCTTTGTCTATTGGACTATGTGGAAAAAAGTATTCAATGCTCCAGCAGTAAATTAATTCACTTTGCAGTAATTCCTATTCCTATCACATCACCTCTGAGACATGCCATGATTAGAAAGCACTGGAGCTAATACACACCTGTAGTGCACAGAAGATGTCTCTCTGTGTAATCCTGTAAAGGTAGACAGGATTGCATTTGGAAACAAGCCATTTTTGACTCTCTAAATTGGCCCTAAAAGATACAGTCTGATTTCTAAATCTATGGTTATGACTACATCATCCTAAAAAGAACTATAACTGGTGGATTATTTCTTTGTAAATATTTTGGAAACCAATGCCACACGGGACTAATTGCTTTCACCCAGATGCATAATTTAGGCATAGATTATAACAGGAAAAAAACTGAACTGTTTCTGATAGAAAGATGGATGTGTATTGGTGAAAATGAACCACCTTTAAAACATGGCACTTCTAACTGTTTAAGGAACCAGTTGTAGGTTCAGGTCACCCACAGTAAACTGAACTTTCCCATCACAACCCCCTGCATTATAAATGTTAACTTATAAAAAACTAGAAAGGGAGTGGGATGGGTGTGTGCCACAATGAAACCAAGGGTATACAGAAAAAAGGAAGCATCCTACAGATAAAGATGCTCAAATCTATTAAGTCACAGACAGCATCTTTTATTATAGCCGTATTAAATCTCAGAATATCTTCAGGTACAAAAGCGAACAGAAAAGATAAATAACTAAAAATGCACTGTAGCTTTATGTAGGGTCTGCTCTTGCGACAGACAAATACAGTTCAAGCAACGTTTTATGGAAATATTTGGTCACTAAATCAAATGTGCCTATTTCATACAAATGTACTCATGAGTATCCAATAACATTTTCTTACGTTAATACATAAAGGCTGTTCACTTTCCTGATAATGCCCACAATCAGCAACTTTCTAGAAACAGAGCCTTCATAATTTATACTGAACAGTATCAGAGCCTACCCTGAAGACTCAGAAATCCTACAAAAAGAGAAGGCAGCTGTCCCCAGCCTCCTGCTTTTCAGCTAGCACCCAGATGGCTATTGTTGCGTTAGGATCGAACCTAGCTTATCAGGATGATCCTCTCTCTCAGCTTAAACCCAATTTTGTAGGTCTCTCAGAGCCACTTCAGGATATATTGGCTCCtgtatggtgcagtggttaaggtgttggactatgacctaggagaccagggttcgaatccctacatagccatgagctcactgggtgaccttgggccagtcgctgcctctcagcctcatgaaaaccatattcatagggtcgccgtaagtcggcatcgacttgaaggcagaacatttacattttttatgggctcctgctgggaggaagggcgggatagagaGATAGATATAAATGAACGAATGACAGTGACCTAGATGTTCTCCCTGGGAAAAGGCCCAATACTAGGGAACAGGGACCTCAGCCTGCAAGGAGGCGGGGATTTAAGGAGAGCAACATTAGAGGGCCAGGAGTGATGAGATTATTATCCGCAGAGGGAAGCAGTCAGGAATTCCTCCTCCGAATTAAGGCTGAGGAAGCGGCGCAGAGTATGCAGATCTTCTTAACGGTGCAGCCCTTTCTAAGGCTGCCGAGAAACAGActctttcctccctctcccactGGTGGAGGAAACACCAGCGCCCCGCTACCTCCGAAAACGCTACCAAAACAGACACTTCAGGAATCCCTTCAGGCGAGGCCTGGCCAGCCCCGGCCCAGCCCAGCGTGAAGGTTCGGGGAAGGAGCGAGGCGGCCTTTGTTCCCGGCCCAGCTTCATCGCGCCGCCGTCTTACCCATGACCTGCACCCGGCAGATGGCGCAGGTGTCGCACTCGACGTCCCAGCTCCACATGGCCACGGCGTTCCACTTCTTCAGCGAGAACATCTTGTCGACGCCGCCCGCCTTAGAGCCGGAGAAACTCGCGTGAGAAGTAGCGACAGCCGACTCGTCTCCGTCCTCCACGTCGGCCATGGCTAGGGCGGGAGGAGGCGGAGGCGGCGGCCGCTACAGCCGCCTAACCGCCCGTCAGGCTCCCCAAGCGGTGGCGGCAAAGTGGAACTCTAGCACCACCTAACGGCAGCCGAAGACGTcgagggaagaggctgaagatATATTTGCGAGAGTGATGTAGGCCTCACAGCAACGAAAATCGCTGTTTATCATGTTAATTAATCTAGAAATTTTTTAttgggatgagactgtgctgggaccatcaaggggcaagcatttccacctgtcttgccccacccctctgcctgggccttatcaggaggagctgcaggctgagaggtgctgctgcagggatgagactgtgctgggaccatcaaggggcaagcatttccacctgccttgccccacccctctgcctgggccttatcaggaggagctgcaggctgagtcgtgctgctgcaggggtgagactgtgctgggaccatcaaggggcaagcatttccacctgccttgccccacctctctgcctgggccttatcaggaggagctgcgggCTGAGTCGTGctactgcagggatgagactgtgctgggaccatcaaggggcaagcatttccacctgccttgcccccccacccctgctcttagtgacatttttctggggactgtcctttaccaggaagatgaatgcttttggtttgctgttcttgtttttttagcttttatgttattgttagtttttattgttagtctcttaatgttttgatgtttacatgttctgctttgtacgttgcttagagtggctgacaattcagccagataagcgactaataagtcgaataaataaataaataaataaatattgctcatATACAGAACCCCCCACAATTAATAAGGAATGATTAGAAAAGAGAATTCATCCTTTTATCATGAGGCATGAGTGTATGTCACCACGTTAACACCTATCAGCAAACTCACAGTGGCTTTTTTCCCCACAGGAATGGCGCACAAATAAAGCAGGAGGAtagttgtgttttgtttgttttgctttgagaCCAATGGCAGAAAAAAACTCTATCTCAAACCTTCACCTCTATGTTTAATTTCTGATCTTGTCCCTGTGAAAGTTTGAGTCGGGAACAGGACTTTCACTTGGAAACTGCTTCATGTTCTAATAATTTCTGCATTTGCTATAGTGTTCATATGTGGTGTTAGCTTGTGGTAAATTTCATGTTTGAAAACACACACGGGCCCCATGGTGTTATAACTAGAAATATTCAGGGAATCTAAGTGAACAGCGGGGATAAGTACATAACGGCAGAATCATATTGTCAACAGGCAAGCCTCTTCCGCCCCCCCCCGTGTCCTAGGGCTTGATTTGCATGCACTTGTGTGGACTTTTGAATGATATGAGAAGACTAGAGTTGTGCATCTAGGAGACATCCCCTGCTGCTTATCTTTCTTTCGGACAGTGGTGCCAGATTAATTTGAAGTCGTCATACCCACACAGCCTTAAAATTTGTTCTTTACAGTTGTATCTAAGattttgcattttatatatttcttattattataattgctttaaattttgtattattttaagtttgttgttgttatgtgccttcaagtcagtttcgACTTACagcagccctatgaatcagtgacctccaagagcatctgtcatgaaccaccctgttcagatctcgtaagttcaggtctgtggcttcctttatggaatcaatccatcgcttgtttggccttcctctttttctactcgcttctgttttccccagctttatagtcttttctagtgaatcatgtcttctcatgatgtgtccaaagtatgataacctcagtttcatcattttagcttctagggacagttctggtttaatttgttctaacacccaattatttgtctttttcacagtccatggtatgcacaaagctgtcctccaataccacatttcaaaggagttactttttctcttacccgcttttttcactgtccaactttcacatccatacatacaaaTCGGGAagaccacggtctgaatgatcctgacttcagtgtttagtgatacatctttgcatttgaggaccttttctagttcttcataggtccattttggttaatgactgtgccaaggtattgataatccttgacaagttcaatgtcctcattgtcagctttaaagttacctaaatcttctgttgtcattactttagtcttcttgatgttcagctgtagtcctgcttttgtgctttcctctttttgtttgtttctatacTGTAAAACACCCTGGGATCTTTTGGTGAGGGATAGTTGTCAGGCTCGCACCTGGTTTCACCACTTTGTCAGGCCCctatcccacctcaggccaccgcCTGCTAGGCTACCGCCtgtggctactgccttgtcatggtcccaTCTCAGGGTCCTGCTttcaaaatggttctctcaccagctGTAGCAAAGatatctcaagatcccactgctaggcagcaccaccagccactccctgtttaacaatattgccttgagactttgccttagtctcctcctggcttattgctactttgtgtctgggtgcacttgcaggtcacaaccccctgtatctttgtgcctacaaatcatacagccctgggttgctctggatacctgatgatgttacactatctcttcaccgctgccaccattgatactgtttcccaaccttggtatatgccctgcccacccttctggtgtGTGtaatccagccaaggatcaggcgttaggtaaaccaagaaatatttattaatatacacaggaataacaagattacttaaaggtatagtttaacaagcgtatggtttcatcagatgcgttactctttatgtttctagccatcaataacctgcctcactaccagcctaatccaatccaacccacaaaacccaactccaacctccctcagaactcccaccaactgAACTCAACCAACAGAACTCAAACCAACCAACTgaactctcaactgtcatcctctcatttataccttcagacactcaaacgctcagccaatcataatacaacattctccagaattccagcccatgtactcccccctctcactcagtctacttaccatatatactctaataaacacacacttaccatatttacagtattataaatacagggccatcacaatacagtagggccccgcttcccagcgttctgctaatgcggtggctttcattccccgttttaaagccgattttgcggcattttgtggcatttttgcgcaacgcgccccattatactcaatggggttctgctttacggcgatttccactttacggcgggggtccggaacctgccatataagcagggctcGCCTATAGTATATACATTTAAGGAGCATCAAGGTTACCACTTTCCTTATTAGTGATTTTCCTCTTAAATCATCTCCAGCAGGAGTAACTGCAGACAATCCCacttttgtgaggacttttttttttggggggggggatgaggcaTTCCTCCATTTCACCTGAAGTTTCAGGACAGGTACAAACCACGATTTGATCACAGTTTCACTGTCTACAGTAG comes from the Rhineura floridana isolate rRhiFlo1 chromosome 7, rRhiFlo1.hap2, whole genome shotgun sequence genome and includes:
- the LOC133389644 gene encoding RING-box protein 2-like, whose product is MADVEDGDESAVATSHASFSGSKAGGVDKMFSLKKWNAVAMWSWDVECDTCAICRVQVMDACLRCQAENKQEDCVVVWGECNHSFHNCCMSLWVKQNNRCPLCQQDWVVQRIGK